The following proteins come from a genomic window of Alnus glutinosa chromosome 10, dhAlnGlut1.1, whole genome shotgun sequence:
- the LOC133880465 gene encoding U-box domain-containing protein 11, whose translation MEVKRRTVRTLVARLSSVSEQTRAEALSELRLMTKHDPDIRPLIAEADAIPYLAETLYSSAHTAQEDAAATLLNLSITSRSALMSTRGLLDALSHALSRHATTSSPSAVQSSAATLHSLLVEDSYRPIIGSKRDIVYALLDVIKNPNSATRSIKDALKALFGIALYQPNRKTVVELGGVGPLFGLIHRVSLAGIVEDATAVIAQVAGCEESEEAFRKISGIGVLVELVDGAAGESMRVRENAVAAILNLVRFGGETVGREVWEMGMRMVDGVADVAESGSVKGKGKAVELLKVLYSGGNGCFLGDDLSESELKPREMSA comes from the coding sequence ATGGAGGTGAAGCGCCGGACGGTGCGGACCCTAGTGGCGAGGCTCAGCTCGGTCTCGGAGCAGACCCGAGCCGAGGCCCTGAGCGAGCTGCGACTCATGACCAAGCACGATCCCGACATCCGCCCGCTAATCGCCGAAGCCGACGCGATCCCGTACCTCGCAGAGACCCTCTACTCCTCCGCACACACCGCGCAAGAAGACGCCGCCGCGACGCTGCTCAACCTCTCGATCACCTCGCGAAGTGCGCTCATGTCAACGCGCGGGCTACTCGACGCGCTTTCCCACGCGCTCTCTCGCCACGCCACGACCTCGTCCCCCTCCGCCGTCCAGTCCTCCGCCGCCACGCTCCATAGCCTCCTCGTCGAGGATTCCTACCGGCCCATCATCGGATCCAAGCGCGACATCGTCTACGCGCTACTCGACGTAATAAAGAACCCCAACTCCGCTACGAGATCCATCAAGGACGCGCTCAAGGCCCTGTTTGGGATCGCGCTCTACCAGCCCAACCGCAAGACGGTGGTAGAGCTGGGCGGGGTGGGGCCCCTGTTCGGTTTAATCCACAGAGTCTCGCTCGCCGGGATAGTGGAGGACGCGACCGCCGTAATAGCGCAGGTGGCGGGATGCGAGGAGAGCGAGGAGGCGTTTAGGAAGATTTCCGGGATTGGGGTTTTGGTGGAGTTGGTGGATGGGGCGGCGGGGGAGAGCATGAGGGTGAGGGAGAACGCGGTGGCGGCGATACTGAATTTGGTGCGGTTCGGCGGGGAGACGGTGGGGAGGGAGGTCTGGGAGATGGGTATGAGGATGGTGGATGGGGTGGCGGATGTGGCGGAGAGCGGGAGTGTGAAGGGCAAGGGCAAGGCGGTGGAGTTGTTGAAGGTGCTGTATAGCGGCGGAAATGGGTGTTTTTTGGGGGACGACCTGTCGGAGTCGGAGTTGAAGCCAAGGGAGATGAGTGCAtga